The following are encoded in a window of Phragmites australis chromosome 22, lpPhrAust1.1, whole genome shotgun sequence genomic DNA:
- the LOC133904433 gene encoding ABC transporter F family member 1: MVSEASKKKAAQKKAAAAAKRGGKAASASSSSSSSAAAEKAANGVAALQLSDRTCTGVLASHPLSRDIHIESLSLTFHGHDLIVDSELELNYGRRYGLLGLNGCGKSTLLTAIGCRELPIPEHMDIYHLSHEIEASDMSALQAVVSCDEERVKLENEAEILSAQDDGGGEALDRIYERLDAMDASTAEKRAAEILFGLGFTKQMQAKKTRDFSGGWRMRIALARALFMNPTILLLDEPTNHLDLEACVWLEEMLKKFDRILVVISHSQDFLNGVCTNIIHMQSKKLKLYTGNYDQYVQTRSELEENQMKQYKWEQEQISSMKEYIARFGHGSAKLARQAQSKEKTLAKMERGGLTEKVVRDKVLVFRFTDVGKLPPPVLQFVEVKFGYTPDNLIYKSLDFGVDLDSRIALVGPNGAGKSTLLKLMTGDLAPLDGMVRRHNHLRIAQYHQHLAEKLELDMSALAYMMKEYPGTEEEKMRAAVGRFGLTGKAQVMPMRNLSDGQKSRVIFAWLAYRQPQLLLLDEPTNHLDIETIDSLAEALNEWDGGLVLVSHDFRLINQVAQEIWVCENQAVTRWEGDIMEFKAHLKSKAGLSD; encoded by the exons ATGGTGTCGGAGGCCAGCAAGAAGAAGGCCGCGCAGAAGaaggccgccgcggccgccaaGAGGGGAGGCAAGGCGGCgtctgcctcctcctcgtcgtcctcgtcggcCGCGGCCGAGAAGGCGGCGAACGGCGTGGCGGCGCTACAGCTCTCCGACCGCACCTGCACTGGGGTCCTCGCCTCCCACCCGCTTTCACGCGACATCCAC ATAGAGTCCCTTTCGTTAACATTTCATGGGCATGACCTTATTGTGGATTCTGAGTTGGAACTGAACTACGGGAG gCGATACGGTTTGCTTGGTTTGAATGGCTGTGGAAAATCTACTCTTCTCACAGCAATAGGCTGCAGAGAACTTCCTATCCCTGAACACATGGACATTTACCATCTCAGCCATGAGATTGAGGCTTCAGACATGTCTGCACTACAAGCTGTTGTTAGCTGTGACGAAGAAAGAGTGAAGTTGGAAAATGAAGCTGAAATTTTGTCTGCACAG gatgatggtggtggtgaagcTTTGGATCGTATATATGAGCGTCTAGATGCGATGGATGCATCAACTGCTGAAAAACGTGCTGCTGAGATTCTGTTTGGTTTAGGTTTTACCAAGCAAATGCAGGCAAAGAAAACTCGAGATTTTTCTGGTGGTTGGCGTATGAGGATTGCTTTGGCCAGAGCACTGTTCATGAATCCAACAATCCTTTTGCTTGATGAGCCCACAAACCATCTTG ATCTTGAGGCGTGTGTCTGGTTGGAAGAAATGCTAAAGAAATTTGACCGTATACTTGTGGTCATATCACACTCTCAAGACTTTCTAAATGGAGTGTGCACTAACATCATCCATATGCAGAGCAAGAAGCTCAAGTTATACACTGGTAATTACGACCAGTATGTTCAAACCCGCTCTGAGCTTGAAGAGAATCAAATGAAGCAGTACAAATGGGAGCAGGAACAGATTTCTTCAATGAAGGAGTACATTGCAAGGTTTGGTCATGGTTCTGCAAAGCTCGCACGTCAGGCTCAGAGCAAAGAGAAAACTCTTGCCAAGATGGAGCGTGGTGGTCTCACTGAGAAGGTTGTTAGGGACAAAGTACTGGTGTTCCGCTTTACAGATGTTGGCAAACTTCCGCCACCTGTGCTGCAGTTTGTTGAAGTTAAGTTTGGGTATACACCAGATAATCTCATATACAAGAGTCTTGACTTTGGTGTTGATCTTGACTCTAGAATTGCACTGGTCGGTCCCAATGGGGCAGGGAAGAGCACTCTTCTGAAGCTCATGACAGGTGACCTGGCTCCACTAGACGGCATGGTCAGGCGCCACAATCACCTGCGCATTGCACAGTACCATCAACATCTTGCAGAGAAGCTGGAACTGGATATGTCGGCCCTGGCTTACATGATGAAGGAATACCCTGGAacagaagaagagaagatgagggCTGCAGTCGGTAGGTTTGGCCTGACAGGGAAGGCGCAGGTGATGCCAATGAGGAATCTATCCGATGGGCAGAAGAGCCGTGTCATCTTCGCATGGCTGGCATATAGGCAGCCTCAACTGCTGCTGCTCGACGAGCCGACGAACCATCTGGATATCGAGACCATTGACTCCCTGGCGGAGGCGCTGAACGAATGGGATGGTGGTTTGGTCCTAGTGAGCCATGACTTTAGGCTGATAAACCAGGTGGCTCAAGAAATCTGGGTGTGTGAGAACCAGGCGGTAACCAGGTGGGAAGGTGATATCATGGAGTTCAAGGCACACTTGAAGAGCAAGGCTGGTCTATCTGATTAG